The Trichoplusia ni isolate ovarian cell line Hi5 unplaced genomic scaffold, tn1 tig00002144, whole genome shotgun sequence genome contains a region encoding:
- the LOC113507450 gene encoding uncharacterized protein LOC113507450, with product MDAKLALNLEELESLFTTKMAAYEAKLASATAGSSSSAASTPVASLTSLSQEFSDFKSFVMQALSKFKTQLELLSQGFDRHETIMRRKVLLIHGVPEAKDEKVPDVVSQVFHDSLKLNELSRENIHVCHRLGSGKRSRPILVRFFTTEHRQLVWDAKKSLKGTGYTISEFLTRMRHQTFVAARKHFGMSNCWSSEGKILIITPDKSRHKLESMDELQKLLSKYPLSNDVLAQPAVPTSPQPAPLSSEPATPVVNKLQRRLKRRN from the coding sequence ATGGATGCTAAACTAGCACTGAACCTGGAAGAGTTGGAATCCCTCTTCACTACAAAGATGGCTGCTTATGAAGCAAAGTTGGCATCCGCTACCGCTGGCTCCTCCTCCTCTGCTGCTTCAACACCAGTTGCAAGTCTAACCTCACTCTCGCAAGAATTTAGTGACTTCAAAAGCTTTGTTATGCAAGCTCTTTCAAAGTTCAAAACTCAATTGGAGTTACTTTCACAAGGTTTTGACAGGCATGAAACTATTATGCGGCGCAAGGTGCTTTTAATCCATGGAGTCCCTGAAGCTAAAGATGAGAAGGTCCCTGATGTTGTCTCTCAAGTATTCCATGACAGCTTGAAGTTGAACGAGCTCTCCAGGGAGAACATCCATGTGTGCCACCGGTTAGGATCAGGCAAGCGTTCCAGGCCAATACTTGTCAGGTTTTTCACCACCGAGCATCGCCAACTTGTTTGGGATGCCAAGAAATCACTTAAAGGTACCGGTTACACTATATCTGAATTCTTGACTCGTATGCGACACCAAACCTTCGTTGCCGCACGCAAACATTTTGGAATGTCTAATTGCTGGTCGAGTGAGGGCAAGATATTAATCATCACTCCTGACAAGTCTCGTCACAAATTAGAAAGCATGGATGAACTTCAAAAACTTCTTTCTAAATATCCCCTGAGCAACGATGTCCTTGCGCAGCCGGCAGTTCCAACTTCGCCTCAGCCTGCTCCATTGTCTTCCGAGCCCGCTACACCCGTTGTCAACAAGCTCCAAAGAAGGTTAAAGCGTCGCAATTAA